From the Aliidongia dinghuensis genome, one window contains:
- a CDS encoding MMPL family transporter, with protein sequence MVGLLSALVDFCRRHAGRVLLVALLLTVLGGWFAADNLGVNTDTSKLLSPDLPWQKQGAAYDAAFPNSTSLTTVVLDGKSSDAVEDATAALAKALADRTDVFKSVRRPDSGPFFNRYGLMFLSKEELAQLSDQIAEAQPLMGPLDADPSLRGLFGVLGQALTGMEDGEASGDKLTGPMALFAKTMDSVTAGKPVPVSWGQLMTGKPPRPEELRHFILVQAKLDFNALEPGAAASALIRQTAADLGLAAKGVTVRLTGEVPLEDEEFASVSEGAGTATAITVVVVIGILLWALRAPRLILAILVTLVVGLVLTAAFAAAAVGTLNMISIAFAVLFIGIGVDFGIQFSMRYRAELHTVTGGVVPAHRPVANQEALRRAARGISGPLGLAALATAVGFYSFLPTDYKGVSELGLIAGTSMFVALIANLTVLPALLTVLPARGKPEAAGFAWAAPIDRWLAGHAKPVLALALLLGVAGAASVPFVRFDADPLDLKDPSKESVKTVKELTSDPLASPYSIEILTPNLQAADALADKISALPEVRQALTLSSFIPDDQPAKLDILDQTKFLLGPILDHAASLPPPSDDEERAALRNYAEHLRSFLAGTHGASLGTAGPTLQAAIEHFLASPGSGDVKTLRDALLGGFEGRVDMLRAAMSAEKLTTESMPPEIRDDWIANDGRARVSVFPKGDMKDERQMAAFVAAVRKLAPEATGAPVSILESGKTVSNAFRTASLLALCAITVALAFILRRLRDVVLVVVPLALAGLYALGTSVAIGLAFNYANVIAVPLLMGIGVAFDIYFVMLWRTGHGPVELLQTSTARAVAFSAGTTGTAFGSLALSHHAGTASMGLLLMMSLIYVLVCTLIVQPVLMTVLGRGHGRA encoded by the coding sequence ATGGTCGGCTTACTTTCAGCCTTGGTCGATTTCTGTCGCCGGCATGCCGGGCGCGTGCTGCTGGTGGCGCTGCTGCTGACGGTGCTGGGCGGCTGGTTCGCCGCCGACAATCTCGGCGTCAACACCGACACGAGCAAGCTCTTGTCGCCCGACCTGCCGTGGCAGAAGCAGGGAGCGGCCTATGACGCGGCGTTCCCCAACAGCACCAGCCTCACGACCGTCGTGCTCGATGGCAAGTCCTCGGATGCGGTCGAGGATGCGACCGCCGCGCTTGCCAAGGCGCTCGCCGACCGCACGGACGTGTTCAAGAGCGTCCGGCGGCCGGACAGCGGCCCGTTCTTCAACCGCTACGGCCTCATGTTCTTGAGTAAAGAGGAGCTGGCGCAGCTCTCGGACCAGATCGCCGAGGCGCAGCCGCTGATGGGGCCGCTCGATGCCGACCCGAGCCTGCGCGGCCTGTTCGGCGTCTTGGGCCAGGCACTGACCGGCATGGAGGATGGCGAAGCGTCGGGCGACAAGCTCACGGGGCCGATGGCGCTCTTCGCCAAGACCATGGACAGCGTCACCGCCGGCAAGCCCGTGCCGGTGAGCTGGGGCCAGCTCATGACCGGCAAGCCGCCGCGCCCGGAGGAGCTGCGCCATTTCATCCTGGTCCAGGCGAAACTCGACTTCAATGCGCTCGAACCGGGTGCCGCGGCGAGCGCGCTCATCCGCCAGACCGCCGCCGACCTGGGCCTCGCCGCCAAAGGGGTCACCGTGCGCCTCACCGGCGAGGTGCCGCTCGAGGACGAGGAATTCGCCTCGGTCAGCGAGGGCGCGGGAACCGCGACCGCGATCACCGTCGTCGTGGTCATCGGCATCCTGCTGTGGGCGCTCAGGGCGCCGCGGCTCATCCTGGCAATTCTGGTGACGCTCGTCGTCGGGCTGGTCCTGACCGCCGCCTTCGCCGCGGCTGCGGTCGGCACGCTCAACATGATCTCGATCGCCTTCGCTGTGCTGTTCATCGGCATCGGCGTCGATTTCGGCATCCAGTTCTCGATGCGCTATCGCGCCGAGCTCCACACCGTCACCGGCGGCGTCGTGCCGGCGCACCGGCCCGTGGCGAACCAGGAGGCGCTCCGGCGTGCGGCCCGGGGCATCAGCGGGCCTCTGGGTCTGGCGGCGCTCGCGACCGCCGTCGGCTTCTATTCCTTCCTGCCGACCGACTACAAGGGCGTGTCGGAGCTGGGCCTCATCGCCGGCACCAGCATGTTCGTGGCGCTCATCGCCAACCTCACCGTCCTGCCGGCGCTGCTGACCGTGCTGCCGGCGCGCGGCAAGCCGGAGGCCGCGGGCTTCGCCTGGGCGGCGCCGATCGATCGCTGGCTCGCCGGCCATGCGAAGCCGGTGCTGGCGCTGGCGCTGCTGCTGGGCGTCGCCGGTGCCGCGAGCGTGCCGTTCGTGCGCTTCGACGCCGATCCGCTCGACCTCAAGGACCCGAGCAAGGAGTCGGTCAAGACTGTCAAGGAACTGACCTCCGACCCGCTCGCTTCGCCCTATAGCATCGAGATCCTGACACCGAACCTGCAGGCGGCCGATGCTCTCGCCGACAAGATTTCGGCCCTGCCGGAGGTGCGCCAGGCGCTCACCTTGTCGAGCTTCATCCCTGATGACCAGCCGGCGAAGCTCGATATCCTCGATCAGACCAAGTTCCTGCTGGGGCCGATCCTGGATCACGCCGCATCCCTGCCGCCGCCGAGCGACGACGAGGAGCGGGCGGCACTGCGGAACTATGCGGAGCACCTGCGCAGCTTCCTCGCCGGCACGCACGGCGCCTCGCTCGGCACCGCCGGCCCCACGCTGCAGGCCGCGATCGAGCATTTCCTCGCCTCTCCCGGCAGCGGTGACGTGAAGACGCTGCGCGACGCACTGCTCGGCGGCTTCGAGGGGCGCGTCGACATGCTGCGCGCCGCCATGTCGGCCGAGAAGCTCACGACCGAGAGCATGCCGCCCGAGATCCGCGACGACTGGATCGCCAACGACGGCCGGGCGCGCGTCTCGGTCTTCCCCAAGGGCGACATGAAGGACGAGCGGCAGATGGCGGCCTTCGTCGCCGCCGTTCGCAAGCTGGCGCCGGAGGCGACCGGCGCACCGGTGTCGATCCTCGAATCGGGCAAGACGGTGAGCAATGCATTCCGCACCGCCTCGCTGCTGGCGCTGTGCGCCATCACCGTGGCGCTTGCGTTCATCCTGCGCAGGCTGCGTGACGTGGTGCTGGTGGTCGTGCCGCTGGCGCTTGCCGGGCTCTATGCGCTCGGCACCAGCGTCGCGATCGGGCTCGCCTTCAATTATGCGAACGTCATTGCCGTGCCGCTGCTGATGGGCATCGGCGTCGCCTTCGACATTTATTTCGTGATGCTCTGGCGCACCGGCCACGGGCCGGTCGAGCTCCTGCAGACATCGACGGCGCGTGCCGTCGCGTTCAGCGCGGGCACGACCGGCACGGCGTTCGGCAGCCTGGCGCTGTCGCACCATGCCGGCACGGCCAGCATGGGGCTGCTCCTGATGATGTCGCTGATCTACGTGCTGGTCTGCACGCTCATCGTCCAGCCGGTGCTGATGACCGTGCTGGGCCGAGGGCACGGCCGGGCGTAG
- the recA gene encoding recombinase RecA — MSQTVLRLLDKAEMDKQKALESALGQIERAFGKGSIMKLGSKEAALDIEVVSTGSLGLDIALGIGGLPRGRIIEIYGPESSGKTTLALHVIAEAQRTGGTCAFVDAEHALDPGYARKLGVNIDDLLISQPDAGEQALEIADTLVRSGAIDVLVVDSVAALVPRAELEGEMGDSHMGVQARLMSQALRKLTGSISKSRCMVIFINQIRMKIGVMFGNPETTTGGNALKFYASVRLDIRRIGAIKEREQVIGNQTRVKVVKNKMAPPFKVVEFDIMYGEGVSKRGELIDLGVSAGVVEKSGSWFSHDGQRIGQGRENAKQYLKDHPETADAIERAIRGNAGLVADAMLVTSPDGGTDE; from the coding sequence ATGTCGCAGACCGTTCTGCGCCTGTTGGATAAGGCTGAGATGGACAAACAGAAGGCGTTGGAATCGGCTCTCGGCCAGATCGAACGCGCGTTCGGCAAGGGTTCGATCATGAAGCTCGGGTCGAAGGAAGCGGCGCTCGACATCGAGGTGGTCTCGACCGGGTCGCTCGGCCTCGACATCGCGCTCGGCATCGGCGGCCTGCCGCGCGGCCGCATCATCGAGATCTACGGGCCCGAGAGCTCCGGCAAGACGACGCTGGCGCTCCATGTCATCGCCGAGGCGCAGCGGACCGGCGGCACCTGTGCCTTCGTCGACGCGGAACATGCGCTCGATCCGGGTTACGCCCGCAAGCTCGGCGTCAATATCGACGACCTGCTGATCTCGCAACCCGATGCCGGCGAGCAGGCACTTGAGATCGCCGACACGCTCGTGCGCTCCGGCGCCATCGACGTGCTGGTCGTCGACTCGGTCGCCGCCCTCGTGCCGCGTGCCGAGCTCGAAGGCGAGATGGGCGACAGCCACATGGGCGTGCAGGCGCGGCTCATGAGCCAGGCGCTGCGCAAGCTCACCGGCTCGATCTCCAAGTCGCGCTGCATGGTGATCTTCATCAACCAGATCCGCATGAAGATCGGCGTGATGTTCGGCAATCCGGAGACCACGACCGGCGGCAACGCGCTCAAGTTCTATGCCTCGGTCCGCCTCGACATCCGGCGCATCGGCGCCATCAAGGAGCGCGAGCAGGTCATCGGCAACCAGACCCGCGTCAAGGTCGTGAAGAACAAGATGGCGCCGCCATTCAAGGTCGTCGAGTTCGACATCATGTACGGCGAAGGCGTGTCGAAGCGCGGCGAACTGATCGATCTCGGCGTCTCGGCCGGCGTGGTCGAGAAGTCGGGCTCGTGGTTTTCCCACGACGGCCAGCGCATCGGCCAGGGGCGCGAGAACGCCAAGCAATATCTGAAGGACCATCCGGAGACGGCGGACGCCATCGAGCGGGCGATCCGTGGCAATGCCGGCCTGGTCGCCGACGCGATGCTGGTGACATCGCCGGACGGTGGCACCGACGAATAG
- a CDS encoding enolase C-terminal domain-like protein — translation MGDRLEIRSVTARPVMVPLDRPVRTAAGDIPATPLVLIDVATTAGVIGRSYLFAYTRPVLVPLARLVSEIGAELTGAAVAPALRMRALERRFRLLGLQGLVGMAIAGLDMAFWDILARAADLPLASLLGGAPRPIRAYASFGIIDVAADERVILDAVAAGFQGLKIKVGGADFARDLADIAAVRTMIGPGIALMVDYNQSLDPTEALRRAAALAKFDLTWIEEPVAAEDLAGHARVRAGSPVPVQTGENWWFPRAAADAVAAGASDHAMLDVMKIGGVTGWLEAAALAKAASLPVSSHSFLEASAHLLAVTPTALWLEHLDKASRLLERPLAVERGCVTAQGPGLGLEWNEMAVDRLLV, via the coding sequence ATGGGCGATAGGCTGGAGATCCGCAGCGTCACGGCACGGCCGGTCATGGTGCCGCTCGATCGGCCGGTGCGCACCGCCGCGGGCGACATCCCGGCGACGCCGCTGGTGCTGATCGATGTCGCGACGACGGCCGGCGTCATCGGGCGCAGCTATCTCTTCGCCTATACCAGGCCGGTCCTGGTGCCGCTCGCCCGGCTGGTGAGCGAGATCGGCGCGGAATTGACGGGGGCCGCCGTGGCGCCCGCCCTGCGCATGCGCGCGCTCGAGCGGCGCTTCCGGCTGCTGGGCTTGCAGGGGCTAGTCGGCATGGCAATCGCCGGGCTCGACATGGCGTTCTGGGACATCCTGGCGCGCGCCGCCGACCTGCCGCTCGCAAGCCTGCTCGGCGGCGCGCCGCGGCCGATTCGCGCCTATGCCAGTTTCGGCATCATCGATGTCGCGGCCGACGAGCGGGTGATCCTAGACGCGGTCGCGGCCGGCTTCCAGGGCCTCAAGATCAAGGTCGGCGGCGCCGACTTCGCGCGCGATCTGGCCGACATCGCCGCCGTCCGCACCATGATCGGGCCCGGCATCGCCCTCATGGTCGACTATAACCAGTCGCTCGACCCGACCGAGGCACTTCGGCGTGCGGCGGCGCTCGCCAAATTCGACCTGACCTGGATCGAGGAGCCGGTCGCGGCCGAGGATCTGGCGGGCCACGCGCGCGTCCGGGCCGGCTCGCCCGTGCCGGTGCAGACCGGGGAAAACTGGTGGTTCCCGCGGGCGGCGGCGGACGCCGTCGCCGCCGGCGCTTCGGACCATGCCATGCTCGACGTCATGAAGATCGGTGGTGTTACCGGCTGGCTCGAAGCGGCGGCGCTGGCCAAGGCGGCGTCGCTGCCGGTGTCGAGTCACAGCTTCCTCGAGGCGAGCGCCCATCTGCTTGCGGTGACGCCGACGGCGCTCTGGCTCGAACATCTCGACAAGGCATCCCGGTTGCTGGAGCGGCCGCTTGCAGTTGAGCGCGGTTGCGTGACGGCCCAAGGGCCGGGACTCGGCCTCGAATGGAACGAAATGGCGGTCGACCGCTTGCTCGTGTGA
- a CDS encoding NADP-dependent isocitrate dehydrogenase produces the protein MSKITVKNPVVELDGDEMTRIIWKFIKDKLIVPYLDVDLKYYDLGMEHRDATNDQVTVDAANAIKQYGVGVKCATITPDEARVEEFKLKKMWKSPNGTIRNILGGTVFREPIICKNVPRLVPGWTAPIVIGRHAFGDQYRATDFKVPGKGKLTMTFTPEGGGEPIHYDVFDFPGSGVAMGMYNLDESIRDFARASFNYGLLKNWPVYLSTKNTILKAYDGRFKDLFLEVFESEFKAEFDKRKITYEHRLIDDMVASALKWSGEFVWACKNYDGDVQSDTVAQGFGSLGLMTSVLLAPDGNTVEAEAAHGTVTRHYRQHQQGKETSTNPIASIFAWTRGLYYRGKFDGTPDVQHFAETLEKVCVETVESGRMTKDLAILIGPNEPWLSTTQFLDALDEGLKKAMK, from the coding sequence ATGAGCAAGATCACGGTGAAGAACCCGGTCGTCGAACTCGACGGCGACGAGATGACCCGCATCATCTGGAAGTTCATCAAGGACAAGCTGATCGTCCCCTACCTCGACGTCGACCTGAAGTACTACGACCTGGGCATGGAGCATCGCGACGCCACCAACGACCAGGTGACGGTCGATGCGGCGAATGCGATCAAGCAATACGGCGTCGGCGTCAAGTGCGCGACCATCACGCCGGACGAGGCGCGCGTCGAGGAATTCAAGCTCAAGAAGATGTGGAAGTCGCCGAACGGCACGATCCGCAACATCCTGGGCGGCACCGTGTTCCGCGAGCCGATCATCTGCAAGAACGTGCCGCGCCTCGTGCCCGGCTGGACCGCGCCGATCGTGATCGGCCGTCATGCCTTCGGCGACCAGTACCGTGCCACCGACTTCAAGGTGCCGGGCAAGGGCAAGCTCACCATGACCTTCACGCCGGAGGGCGGCGGCGAGCCGATCCATTACGACGTGTTCGACTTCCCGGGCTCGGGCGTCGCCATGGGCATGTACAACCTCGACGAATCGATCCGCGACTTCGCCCGCGCCAGCTTCAACTACGGTCTGCTCAAGAACTGGCCGGTCTATCTCTCCACCAAGAACACGATCCTCAAGGCCTATGACGGCCGCTTCAAGGATCTGTTCCTGGAAGTGTTCGAAAGCGAGTTCAAGGCCGAGTTCGACAAGCGCAAGATCACCTACGAGCATCGCCTGATCGACGACATGGTCGCCTCGGCGCTCAAGTGGAGCGGCGAATTCGTCTGGGCCTGCAAGAACTACGACGGCGACGTGCAGTCCGACACGGTGGCACAGGGCTTCGGCTCGCTCGGTCTCATGACCTCCGTGCTGCTGGCACCGGACGGCAACACGGTCGAGGCGGAAGCCGCCCACGGCACGGTGACCCGGCATTATCGCCAGCACCAGCAGGGCAAGGAGACCTCGACCAACCCGATCGCCTCGATCTTCGCCTGGACGCGCGGCCTCTACTACCGCGGCAAGTTCGACGGCACGCCGGACGTGCAGCACTTCGCCGAGACGCTCGAGAAGGTCTGCGTCGAGACGGTCGAGTCGGGCCGGATGACCAAGGACCTCGCCATCCTGATCGGCCCGAACGAGCCGTGGCTGTCGACCACCCAGTTCCTGGATGCGCTCGACGAGGGCCTTAAGAAGGCGATGAAGTAA
- a CDS encoding LOG family protein → MASIKSVCVYCGSSNRVDARFLDAAAELGRLIGRAGIELIYGGGRVGLMGRVADGVLAEGGRVVGIIPRHLHEREVAHQTVSELVLVDTMHERKQLMAERADGFVVLPGGYGTLDEMFEIITWRQLGLHDKPLVLADVHGYWAPLVDLLDRIIETGFAQPDCRNLYQTVTRIEDILPALYAVSPPRQPVESKWM, encoded by the coding sequence ATGGCGTCGATCAAGAGCGTTTGCGTCTATTGCGGATCGTCCAATCGGGTCGATGCGCGTTTCCTGGACGCGGCGGCGGAGTTGGGACGCCTTATTGGCCGAGCCGGCATCGAGCTCATCTACGGCGGCGGCCGCGTCGGCCTCATGGGCCGCGTGGCGGATGGGGTGCTGGCCGAGGGCGGCCGGGTCGTCGGCATCATCCCGCGGCATCTGCACGAGCGCGAGGTGGCGCACCAGACGGTGAGCGAGCTCGTGCTCGTCGACACCATGCACGAGCGCAAGCAGCTGATGGCAGAACGCGCCGACGGTTTCGTCGTGCTGCCGGGCGGCTACGGCACGCTCGACGAGATGTTCGAGATCATCACCTGGCGGCAGCTGGGCCTGCACGACAAGCCGCTGGTGCTGGCCGACGTCCACGGCTATTGGGCGCCGCTCGTCGATTTGCTCGACCGGATCATCGAAACCGGCTTCGCTCAGCCCGACTGCCGCAATCTCTATCAGACCGTGACGCGGATCGAGGACATCCTGCCGGCGCTCTATGCCGTGAGCCCGCCGCGGCAGCCGGTCGAATCGAAGTGGATGTGA
- a CDS encoding phytanoyl-CoA dioxygenase family protein, which produces MGGDRAIPALAAPEDMGSLGIMHLKRLWSRLARERLGQRDGAADHPLDQVALYGLDLGLLESLRFLNDGHDFAAFERWVLEANGGALDPDRVRRVNDAIVRMTGGVGDPALELLMPAPVLGADQLAGWERDGYVVLSDAVDEPTRAAVEAALWQALDAAPDRPASWYGRDHGHSIWTNLVHHPALRAVRRAPRIRAAFAQLWGTNDLWATADRAGFNPPERPGWQFPGPHLHWDTSIALPMPFGLQGILYLTDTMAEQGAFTCVPGFQHRLTDWIAALPSGADPRQLDDEIRAAAVPIPGKAGDLIIWHHALPHGSSPNRTDRPRLVQYLTLFPTGRHDERPWV; this is translated from the coding sequence ATGGGCGGCGATCGGGCGATACCGGCGCTAGCGGCGCCTGAGGACATGGGCAGCCTCGGCATCATGCACCTGAAACGCCTGTGGTCGCGGCTTGCGCGCGAGCGGTTGGGCCAGCGGGACGGCGCTGCCGACCATCCGCTCGACCAGGTCGCACTCTACGGTCTCGATCTCGGCCTGCTCGAAAGCCTGCGTTTCCTCAACGACGGCCATGATTTCGCGGCGTTCGAGCGCTGGGTGCTGGAGGCCAACGGCGGCGCGCTCGATCCGGACCGGGTGCGTCGGGTCAATGATGCGATCGTCCGGATGACCGGCGGGGTAGGGGATCCGGCCCTGGAACTGCTGATGCCGGCGCCCGTGCTGGGTGCGGACCAGCTCGCTGGCTGGGAGCGTGACGGGTATGTCGTGCTTTCCGACGCGGTCGACGAGCCGACGCGGGCTGCGGTCGAGGCGGCGCTGTGGCAGGCGCTCGATGCGGCGCCCGATCGGCCGGCCAGCTGGTATGGCCGTGACCACGGCCACAGCATCTGGACGAACCTCGTTCACCATCCGGCCCTTCGTGCCGTCCGCCGCGCGCCGCGCATTCGCGCCGCCTTCGCCCAGCTCTGGGGCACCAACGACCTTTGGGCGACGGCCGACCGCGCCGGCTTCAATCCGCCGGAACGGCCGGGCTGGCAATTTCCGGGGCCGCATCTGCATTGGGATACCAGCATCGCGTTGCCCATGCCGTTCGGGCTGCAGGGCATCCTCTATCTGACCGACACGATGGCGGAGCAGGGCGCCTTCACCTGCGTGCCGGGCTTCCAGCACCGGCTCACCGATTGGATCGCCGCTCTGCCGTCTGGTGCCGATCCGCGGCAGCTCGACGATGAGATCCGTGCCGCGGCGGTGCCGATTCCGGGCAAGGCCGGCGACCTCATCATCTGGCACCACGCCCTGCCGCACGGCAGCAGCCCGAACCGCACCGACCGGCCGCGGCTGGTCCAGTACCTGACCCTGTTCCCGACCGGCCGCCACGACGAGCGGCCATGGGTTTGA
- a CDS encoding NUDIX hydrolase, whose protein sequence is MRRYLLAAMSYRRHLEACNRFDPERFLPLLLRGRRVGFVRRDNARLLAAFPHIFRRSADAVAIADTIEGADAVTQAFGEATDGLIRAGMVNKRRNEMFAITDGWGGPLLFELDRGMIEFFGARAYAVHLNGWRPGVDGPEFWIAKRAMNKAMAPGKLDNMVAGGLGAGYTAWETVLKEAREEAGVPEAVASRAHAAGAIRYRIELPDGMRDEVLFVYDIEVPTEFVPRNADGEVEDFRLLSARECLRLVRETDQFKYDVNLVLIDFGLRHGLIVPEAPDYLALAEGLRGSLVRGER, encoded by the coding sequence ATGCGCCGGTATCTCCTCGCCGCCATGAGCTATCGGCGTCATCTCGAAGCCTGCAATCGCTTCGATCCTGAGCGTTTCCTGCCGCTGCTGCTGAGGGGGCGCCGCGTCGGTTTCGTCCGCCGGGACAATGCCCGGCTGCTTGCGGCCTTTCCCCACATTTTCCGCCGGTCGGCGGACGCGGTCGCAATCGCCGACACGATCGAGGGAGCGGACGCCGTGACCCAAGCGTTCGGGGAGGCGACCGACGGGCTGATCCGCGCTGGCATGGTAAACAAGCGGCGCAACGAGATGTTCGCGATCACCGACGGCTGGGGCGGGCCGTTGTTGTTCGAACTCGACCGGGGGATGATCGAGTTCTTCGGCGCCCGCGCCTATGCGGTGCATCTGAATGGCTGGCGGCCAGGGGTCGACGGCCCGGAGTTCTGGATCGCCAAACGCGCCATGAACAAGGCGATGGCGCCAGGCAAGCTCGACAACATGGTCGCCGGCGGTCTTGGAGCCGGCTACACCGCCTGGGAGACGGTGCTGAAGGAAGCCAGGGAAGAGGCCGGCGTGCCCGAGGCCGTGGCGAGCCGCGCCCATGCTGCCGGCGCCATCCGCTACCGGATAGAGCTGCCCGACGGCATGCGTGATGAAGTGCTGTTCGTCTACGACATCGAGGTACCGACGGAGTTCGTGCCGCGCAACGCCGATGGTGAAGTCGAGGATTTCCGGCTGCTGTCGGCACGCGAGTGCCTGCGGCTGGTGCGAGAAACCGACCAGTTCAAGTATGACGTCAATCTGGTGCTGATCGATTTCGGCCTGCGCCATGGACTGATCGTGCCGGAGGCGCCGGACTATCTGGCCCTCGCCGAGGGTCTGCGGGGCAGCTTGGTGCGCGGCGAACGCTAA